In a genomic window of Acropora muricata isolate sample 2 chromosome 2, ASM3666990v1, whole genome shotgun sequence:
- the LOC136901004 gene encoding prolyl-tRNA synthetase associated domain-containing protein 1-like: MPGGRKELMEYLENLGITSETVEHPAVYTVEAMLPYVGHLPGAHSKNLFLKDKKKKRLWLLTAIASRDVNLNDLAKKVGASGGFRFAEESLLLEKLGVGQGCVTPLSLFNDTQNEVTFLLDASFVEDKYERLHFHPMSNEATTGLNPEDFLKFVKATGHEPIIIHF; this comes from the coding sequence ATGCCTGGCGGGAGAAAAGAATTGATGGAGTATCTTGAAAATCTTGGAATCACCTCAGAGACAGTGGAACATCCTGCAGTATATACCGTAGAAGCCATGTTGCCTTATGTCGGCCATCTTCCAGGTGCACACAGTAAAAACCTTTTCCTTaaagacaaaaagaagaaacgTCTGTGGCTGCTTACAGCCATCGCATCGCGCGATGTGAACTTGAATGATCTTGCAAAAAAGGTGGGCGCCTCTGGAGGCTTTCGCTTCGCTGAAGAATCGCTCTTGTTGGAGAAACTTGGAGTGGGACAAGGTTGCGTGACACCGTTATCTTTGTTCAATGATACTCAAAATGAAGTCACGTTTTTATTAGATGCTAGTTTTGTCGAAGATAAGTACGAGAGACTACACTTCCATCCAATGAGTAATGAAGCTACCACAGGTTTGAATCCTGAAGATTTTCTCAAGTTTGTCAAAGCAACTGGACATGAGCCAATCATTATACACTTTTAG
- the LOC136896821 gene encoding translation initiation factor IF-2, mitochondrial-like isoform X1, producing MNRLIRVKLRLQVVRGCICQQRYSTAPSTRSWKVFFKQFKSDCLNKHKYMSYSSAITQFRWQHTVPPRQEHKKVQTKTVVIQPNMTIRQLALQMDLDPASLADILIDLGEELPNGFFTVLSSELAELLVTEQGMVPVYTDNGQVTRSALLPRPPVVTIMGHVDHGKTTLLDTLRKSSMAASEAGGITQHIGAFSVPVPGGEKTITFIDTPGHAAFETMRARGAFVTDVVILVVAADEGVKPQTVESIKHATNARVPVIVAINKMDKPRINVDQTKQQLLQHGIQLEEFGGDVQAVEVSALKGTNLEGLLEAITTLAEVHDLQAKQDCPVEGIVLESRRDKGKGPVATVLVKHGTLKKGSIILVDETFAKVRMMFDSLGQVISEATPSTPVEVIGWRELPSAGDEVSEVRSEQEAHEVVSKRKTVLRENKLSSGEEHNLLQDVVLTYKGDRAPRMPSSEYDSSQKLNLVIKGDVNGSLEAINDALQTYKSRKISLNILSAEVGAVNENDIKLAETFKGTVFGFNVKTSRKIQMFAKRLGICIREHKIIYKLLEDIKNELSNKLPPIREETVLGEAAVLQVFHLTGSRKAVVAGCRVKKGSLAGDSLYRVIRNGEVLYEGKLSSMKRGQDNISQAKRETECGLSFEKFSDIEKGDVIQSYITTVKKQDIDWNWGF from the exons ATGAATCGATTGATCAGGGTAAAGCTGAGACTTCAG GTTGTTCGGGGTTGTATCTGTCAACAAAGATACTCCACAGCTCCATCTACCAGAAGTTGGAAGGTCTTTTTTAAGCAGTTTAAAAGTGATTGCCTAAATAAGCATAAG TATATGAGCTATAGCAGTGCCATTACACAGTTCAGATGGCAGCACACCGTACCCCCAAGGCAAGAACACAAGAAGGTACAAACA aAGACAGTTGTGATTCAACCAAACATGACCATTCGGCAGCTTGCTTTACAGATGGACCTTGATCCAG CATCTTTAGCCGACATATTGATTGACCTTGGAGAGGAGTTACCAAATGGATTTTTCACTG TGCTGTCATCTGAGTTGGCCGAGCTCTTAGTGACAGAGCAAGGAATGGTTCCAGTGTACACAGATAATGGTCAGGTGACAAG GTCTGCCCTTCTGCCAAGACCCCCTGTGGTAACAATTATGGGGCATGTTGATCACGGTAAGACTACTTTACTGGACACGCTAAGAAAATCATCTATGGCAGCATCAGAGGCTGGAGGAATAACACAGCACATTGGTGCTTTTTCAG TTCCAGTCCCAGGAGGAGAGAAAACCATCACATTTATTGACACACCAGGACATGCAGCATTTGAGACGATGAGGGCCAGAGGTGCTTTTGTGACAGATGTTGTCATACTTGTGGTTGCAGCAGATGAAGGTGTCAAACCCCAGACAGTTGAATCTATAAAGCATGCAACAAATGCAAGAG TTCCAGTAATTGTGGCAATTAATAAAATGGACAAACCAAGAATCAATGTG gatcaaacaaaacaacagctcTTGCAACATGGAATTCAACTCGAGGAGTTTGGAGGAGATGTTCAAGCCGTGGAAGTGTCAGCATTAAAG GGAACTAATCTTGAAGGACTGTTAGAAGCAATCACAACTCTAGCTGAGGTGCACGACCTTCAAGCCAAGCAGGACTGTCCAGTTGAAGGCATTGTTCTGGAGTCCAGAAGAGACAAAGGAAAAGG cCCTGTTGCAACTGTCCTTGTAAAACATGGCACCTTAAAGAAGGGCAGCATTATTCTAGTTGATGAGACATTTGCAAAG GTGCGCATGATGTTTGACAGCCTTGGTCAAGTGATATCTGAGGCAACTCCTTCAACTCCTGTGGAGGTCATTGGATGGAGGGAGCTGCCATCAGCAGGGGATGAAGTTAGTGAAGTCAGATCAGAG CAAGAAGCCCATGAGGTTGTTAGCAAAAGGAAAACAGTACTGCGTGAAAACAAGTTGTCGTCAGGAGAGGAGCATAACCTACTCCAAGATGTGGTACTCACTTATAAAGGAGATCGTGCACCAAGGATGCCGAGCAGCGAGTATGACAGTTCCCAGAAGTTAAATCTTGTTATAAAAG GCGATGTAAATGGTTCTTTAGAAGCTATTAACGACGCTCTCCAAACATACAAATCCAGAAAGATTTCCTTGAACATTTTGAGTGCAGAAGTTGGAGCTGTCAATGAAAATGACATCAAACTTGCAGAAACATTTAAAG GTACAGTGTTTGGTTTTAATGTGAAGACGTCCAGGAAAATACAGATGTTTGCAAAACGCCTTGGCATCTGCATAAGGGAACACAAAATCATTTATAAGCTTTTGGAAGATATCAAG AATGAACTGTCAAACAAACTTCCCCCAATTCGAGAAGAGACAGTCCTTGGCGAGGCTGCTGTCCTCCAAGTGTTTCATCTGACTGGCTCTCGCAAAGCTGTAGTGGCAGGCTGTCGTGTAAAGAAAGGAAGCCTTGCCGGTGATAGCCTCTATCGTGTAATACGGAATGGTGAAGTCCTTTACGAAG GAAAGTTGTCGTCCATGAAGAGAGGTCAAGATAACATTAGCCAAGCCAAAAGGGAAACAGAGTGTGGCTTgtcatttgaaaaattttccGATATTGAGAAAGGGGATGTCATTCAATCTTACATAACAACAGTGAAAAAACAAGATATTGATTGGAATTGGggattttaa
- the LOC136896821 gene encoding translation initiation factor IF-2, mitochondrial-like isoform X2 — protein MNRLIRVKLRLQVVRGCICQQRYSTAPSTRSWKVFFKQFKSDCLNKHKYMSYSSAITQFRWQHTVPPRQEHKKKTVVIQPNMTIRQLALQMDLDPASLADILIDLGEELPNGFFTVLSSELAELLVTEQGMVPVYTDNGQVTRSALLPRPPVVTIMGHVDHGKTTLLDTLRKSSMAASEAGGITQHIGAFSVPVPGGEKTITFIDTPGHAAFETMRARGAFVTDVVILVVAADEGVKPQTVESIKHATNARVPVIVAINKMDKPRINVDQTKQQLLQHGIQLEEFGGDVQAVEVSALKGTNLEGLLEAITTLAEVHDLQAKQDCPVEGIVLESRRDKGKGPVATVLVKHGTLKKGSIILVDETFAKVRMMFDSLGQVISEATPSTPVEVIGWRELPSAGDEVSEVRSEQEAHEVVSKRKTVLRENKLSSGEEHNLLQDVVLTYKGDRAPRMPSSEYDSSQKLNLVIKGDVNGSLEAINDALQTYKSRKISLNILSAEVGAVNENDIKLAETFKGTVFGFNVKTSRKIQMFAKRLGICIREHKIIYKLLEDIKNELSNKLPPIREETVLGEAAVLQVFHLTGSRKAVVAGCRVKKGSLAGDSLYRVIRNGEVLYEGKLSSMKRGQDNISQAKRETECGLSFEKFSDIEKGDVIQSYITTVKKQDIDWNWGF, from the exons ATGAATCGATTGATCAGGGTAAAGCTGAGACTTCAG GTTGTTCGGGGTTGTATCTGTCAACAAAGATACTCCACAGCTCCATCTACCAGAAGTTGGAAGGTCTTTTTTAAGCAGTTTAAAAGTGATTGCCTAAATAAGCATAAG TATATGAGCTATAGCAGTGCCATTACACAGTTCAGATGGCAGCACACCGTACCCCCAAGGCAAGAACACAAGAAG aAGACAGTTGTGATTCAACCAAACATGACCATTCGGCAGCTTGCTTTACAGATGGACCTTGATCCAG CATCTTTAGCCGACATATTGATTGACCTTGGAGAGGAGTTACCAAATGGATTTTTCACTG TGCTGTCATCTGAGTTGGCCGAGCTCTTAGTGACAGAGCAAGGAATGGTTCCAGTGTACACAGATAATGGTCAGGTGACAAG GTCTGCCCTTCTGCCAAGACCCCCTGTGGTAACAATTATGGGGCATGTTGATCACGGTAAGACTACTTTACTGGACACGCTAAGAAAATCATCTATGGCAGCATCAGAGGCTGGAGGAATAACACAGCACATTGGTGCTTTTTCAG TTCCAGTCCCAGGAGGAGAGAAAACCATCACATTTATTGACACACCAGGACATGCAGCATTTGAGACGATGAGGGCCAGAGGTGCTTTTGTGACAGATGTTGTCATACTTGTGGTTGCAGCAGATGAAGGTGTCAAACCCCAGACAGTTGAATCTATAAAGCATGCAACAAATGCAAGAG TTCCAGTAATTGTGGCAATTAATAAAATGGACAAACCAAGAATCAATGTG gatcaaacaaaacaacagctcTTGCAACATGGAATTCAACTCGAGGAGTTTGGAGGAGATGTTCAAGCCGTGGAAGTGTCAGCATTAAAG GGAACTAATCTTGAAGGACTGTTAGAAGCAATCACAACTCTAGCTGAGGTGCACGACCTTCAAGCCAAGCAGGACTGTCCAGTTGAAGGCATTGTTCTGGAGTCCAGAAGAGACAAAGGAAAAGG cCCTGTTGCAACTGTCCTTGTAAAACATGGCACCTTAAAGAAGGGCAGCATTATTCTAGTTGATGAGACATTTGCAAAG GTGCGCATGATGTTTGACAGCCTTGGTCAAGTGATATCTGAGGCAACTCCTTCAACTCCTGTGGAGGTCATTGGATGGAGGGAGCTGCCATCAGCAGGGGATGAAGTTAGTGAAGTCAGATCAGAG CAAGAAGCCCATGAGGTTGTTAGCAAAAGGAAAACAGTACTGCGTGAAAACAAGTTGTCGTCAGGAGAGGAGCATAACCTACTCCAAGATGTGGTACTCACTTATAAAGGAGATCGTGCACCAAGGATGCCGAGCAGCGAGTATGACAGTTCCCAGAAGTTAAATCTTGTTATAAAAG GCGATGTAAATGGTTCTTTAGAAGCTATTAACGACGCTCTCCAAACATACAAATCCAGAAAGATTTCCTTGAACATTTTGAGTGCAGAAGTTGGAGCTGTCAATGAAAATGACATCAAACTTGCAGAAACATTTAAAG GTACAGTGTTTGGTTTTAATGTGAAGACGTCCAGGAAAATACAGATGTTTGCAAAACGCCTTGGCATCTGCATAAGGGAACACAAAATCATTTATAAGCTTTTGGAAGATATCAAG AATGAACTGTCAAACAAACTTCCCCCAATTCGAGAAGAGACAGTCCTTGGCGAGGCTGCTGTCCTCCAAGTGTTTCATCTGACTGGCTCTCGCAAAGCTGTAGTGGCAGGCTGTCGTGTAAAGAAAGGAAGCCTTGCCGGTGATAGCCTCTATCGTGTAATACGGAATGGTGAAGTCCTTTACGAAG GAAAGTTGTCGTCCATGAAGAGAGGTCAAGATAACATTAGCCAAGCCAAAAGGGAAACAGAGTGTGGCTTgtcatttgaaaaattttccGATATTGAGAAAGGGGATGTCATTCAATCTTACATAACAACAGTGAAAAAACAAGATATTGATTGGAATTGGggattttaa
- the LOC136896836 gene encoding CUB domain-containing protein 2-like: protein MLWCILFIFLLPMVHVSSKPSYNSPSEDLSRCDLTLTNSNGKIQSPNYPHTYPANKECSWTIILPAFQRIVLVFETFNLQPASSSEIYSIGCERDHIAVYDGANFVGKYCAGNIPPRQITTKGHTLRVLFNSGNRTTQSSLSNFSALYAACGGYFTGAEGSISSPGYPYGFAANIQCQWKVRVPTDYVIQLIFNDFNMDRKYPCNIDYVRVLDGLNSSDTVIGQFCSTRLPQKSILWSTGNTLSLEFKSHRESNSKGFQVHYSRMPHCNGHMKSDYGRFKSPGYPVSRKMDNQCKWLLSVSEGKIVSLMFDSFDVDSESSTFSTPGDCKDDYVEVFDGLEDKDNLLGRFCTINNKPISMVRSTGSSMLVRLKTSSWNKGKGFLASYYGLSPDNYFGNCVVFDNKLLFTCKSGRRIPCQLQCDGTYDCPDASDERHCKHITTASSQKTTGIQNYVIVILSATGSILSIICIFFIVDKVKSKRTTSTRRRRRISRPGRSHLRMHAAINNALTEEPPSPPPPYDISGSSNPGDIFEVAFSHPNLPGICPSISSTWASGLQTHETQITRNNQTQNQTLVPMNQEDTSNITVQEVTAQNILQGTQTSNTEEETGAISPSESINCVNDTTQLIRSDSVIAL, encoded by the exons ATGTTATG GTGTATTTTATTCATCTTTTTATTGCCAATGGTGCATGTTTCGTCGAAACCAAGTTACAACTCGCCCAGTGAAGATTTATCAAGATGTGATTTAACGTTAACTAATTCAAATGGTAAAATTCAGAGTCCAAACTATCCACATACGTATCCGGCGAACAAGGAGTGCTCGTGGACAATTATTTTACCCGCGTTTCAGAGAATTGTTCTCGTCTTCGAAACTTTTAATCTTCAACCTGCTTCTTCCTCTGAGATTTATTCGATTGGTTGCGAAAGGGACCATATCGCAGTGTACGATGGCGCAAATTTTGTCGGCAAATATTGTGCTGGCAATATCCCACCAAGACAGATAACAACAAAGGGACATACACTTCGTGTTCTTTTTAACTCAGGGAACCGAACCACTCAAAGTTCTCTTAGTAACTTCAGCGCTCTCTATGCTGCTTGCGGCGGCTATTTCACAGGTGCGGAAGGAAGTATTTCCAGCCCAGGCTACCCGTATGGATTCGCTGCCAATATTCAATGCCAGTGGAAAGTCAGAGTACCAACAGATTACGTGATCCAGTTAATTTTCAACGACTTCAACATGGATCGTAAATATCCATGCAATATAGACTACGTTAGAGTTCTGGATGGTTTAAACTCAAGTGACACTGTTATAGGACAATTCTGCTCAACAAGATTACCTCAAAAATCTATTTTATGGTCGACTGGAAACACACTGTCTCTTGAATTTAAATCACACAGAGAGAGCAACTCAAAAGGATTCCAAGTTCATTACTCACGAATGCCACATTGCAATGGTCATATGAAAAGTGACTATGGAAGATTTAAGTCACCAGGTTATCCTGTATCTCGTAAAATGGACAACCAGTGCAAATGGCTTTTATCAGTCTCAGAGGGAAAAATAGTGTCTTTGATGTTCGATTCTTTCGACGTTGATTCCGAATCATCAACATTTTCAACTCCAGGAGATTGTAAGGATGATTATGTTGAAGTGTTTGATGGTCTTGAGGACAAGGATAACTTGCTAGGACGGTTCTGTACAATTAACAATAAACCTATCAGTATGGTGCGATCAACTGGCAGCTCTATGCTGGTGAGGCTGAAAACCAGCTCTTGGAACAAAGGAAAGGGTTTCCTAGCCAGCTATTATGGTCTGAGTCCAGACAACTATTTTGGAAACTGTGTTGTGTTTGATAATAAGTTACTGTTTACTTGTAAAAGTGGCAGAAGAATTCCATGTCAGCTGCAATGTGATGGTACTTATGATTGTCCAGATGCATCAGATGAGCGTCACTGCAAACATATTACAACTGCCTCTTCTCAGAAAACCACAGGCATACAAAATTATGTCATTGTTATTCTATCTGCGACTGGGTCTATCTTGTCAATTATATGTATCTTCTTTATTGTGGACAaagttaaaagcaaaagaaccACAAGTACCAGGCGTAGAAGGCGCATTAGCAGACCTGGGAGGTCACATTTGAGGATGCACGCTGCAATCAACAATGCCTTGACTGAAGAGCCACCATCACCCCCACCACCTTATGACATAAGTGGGAGCAGCAATCCAGGTGATATCTTTGAGGTAGCTTTCAGCCACCCCAATCTCCCTGGCATATGTCCTTCTATAAGCTCGACATGGGCAAGCGGGCTCCAAACACATGAAACTCAGATCACCAGAAACAATCAAACACAAAACCAAACTTTGGTACCCATGAATCAAGAGGATACCTCAAACATTACAGTACAAGAAGTCACCGCTCAAAACATTTTGCAGGGGACACAAACATCAAACACAGAGGAAGAGACAGGTGCAATTTCACCTTCTGAATCCATCAACTGTGTTAATGACACCACCCAACTCATTAGATCTGACAGCGTGATTGCCCTGTGA